From a region of the Oryzias melastigma strain HK-1 linkage group LG4, ASM292280v2, whole genome shotgun sequence genome:
- the LOC112150457 gene encoding uncharacterized protein LOC112150457: MNAQTYRWPPVLLAALIPCVLLQRTDGSLSEAHIYQPILNPNESVPSQGSYAVKNYNGSLCVTVVTGVEYIITENKINWYFNLDPSGVKVNGYCGKDVADISLTLPGDAASLQFNFKKKFNKFYVSQLNAHLSPQPLCKGCINKTYSGQITSEMLFLTPVCETFKSRSGFLLSVSPAMKIKLVPLQMKAFILSDREYGLECLKESKKIIAMVMGAVVMTLIFIVMLSFLFIRDRRRQGYERM; the protein is encoded by the exons ATGAACGCTCAGACTTACAGATGGCCTCCTGTCCTCCTGGCTGCTCTTATTCCAT GTGTCCTCCTGCAGAGGACGGATGGATCGCTCTCTGAGGCTCACATTTATCAGCCCATCCTAAACCCCAACGAGAGCGTTCCCTCACAAG GAAGCTACGCAGTGAAAAACTATAATGGGAGTCTGTGTGTTACGGTCGTCACAGGAGTGGAGTACATCATCACTGAAAATAAG ATAAACTGGTATTTCAATCTGGACCCATCAGGAGTTAAGGTCAATGGATATTGTGGCAAAGATGTTGCAGATATCTCTCTTACTCTGCCAGGTGATGCAGCCAGTCTGCAGTTTAATTTTAAGAAG AAATTCAACAAATTTTATGTCTCCCAACTGAATGCTCACTTATCTCCTCAACCTCTTTGCAAAGGATGTATCA ATAAAACATATTCAGGCCAGATCACCAGTGAGATGCTTTTCTTGACACCTGTCTGTGAAACCTTCAAGAGCAGATCGGGATTCCTGCTTTCTGTTTCGCCTGCCATGAAGATCAAGCTGGTTCCTCTGCAAATGAAAGCCTTCATTTTGTCTGACAGAGAGTATG GTCTCGAGTGTCTCAAGGAGTCAAAGAAAATCATTGCCATGGTTATGGGGGCGGTAGTGATGACTCTGATATTCATCGTCATGCTGTCATTTCTGTTCATCAGGGACCGCCGACGACAAGGATATGAAAGGATGTAA
- the mccc1 gene encoding methylcrotonoyl-CoA carboxylase subunit alpha, mitochondrial, with amino-acid sequence MAAVILSFPTLCGLRILPRKLTWTRKGVRLASGGVERIEKVLIANRGEIACRVMRTAKKMGVRSVAVYSDADKSSMHVAMADEAYHIGPPPSQQSYLSMEKVLEVAKKSGSHAVHPGYGFLSENTEFAEACKREGIIFIGPPSSAIRDMGIKSTSKHIMSAAGVPIIGGYHGEDQSNERLLAEASKIGFPVMIKAVRGGGGKGMRIARSESDFLEQLESARREARKSFNDDVMLVEKFVEDPRHVEVQVFGDTHGNAVYLFERDCSVQRRHQKIIEEAPGPGISPEVRRKLGEAAVRAAKAVNYVGAGTVEFIMDAQHNFYFMEMNTRLQVEHPVSEMITGTDLVEWQLRVAAGERLPLLQDDIILRGHSFEARIYAEDPNNDFLPGAGPLLHLSTPPADRHTRIETGVREGDEVSAHYDPMIAKLVVWGEDRSAALKKLRYCLRQYNIVGLNTNIDFLLSLSGHPEFEAGNVSTSFIPQHYADLFPTPRAPSGSTICQAALGLILQEKKHTQDFIKTSTDPFSPFGCSSGWRNNVEFNRNMTLQIGDKKIDVVVIYKNDGSYKILVGEEVYDATGEMEETGEASFLHCSVNGVKSCPKLVILDSTVHLFSTEGSSQVSVPVPKYLAGVSGAGAQGGAVAPMTGTIEKVLVKAGDKVAVGDPLVVMIAMKMEHTIRAPKAGVIKKVFFSEGSQANRHAALVELEEEEEGEKEESSQ; translated from the exons ATGGCTGCAGTAATTTTGAGTTTTCCCACTCTGTGTGGGCTGAGAATTCTTCCACG gaAGCTGACATGGACCAGAAAAGGCGTCAGGCTAGCCTCGGGAG GAGTTGAGAGGATCGAAAAGGTGCTGATTGCTAATCGGGGAGAGATTGCGTGCCGTGTGATGCGTACAGCTAAAAAGATGGGCGTGCGTTCCGTGGCGGTGTACAGCGATGCAGACAAAAGCTCCATGCATGTGGCAATG GCAGATGAAGCTTATCACATCGGCCCTCCTCCTTCACAACAAAGTTACCTCTCCATGGAGAAAGTTTTGGAGGTGGCCAAGAAGTCAGGGTCGCAT GCAGTTCATCCCGGTTATGGGTTTCTATCAGAAAACACAGAGTTTGCAGAGGCATGTAAACGGGAAGGAATCATCTTCATCGGGCCTCCCTCCTCTGCCATACGAGACATGGGTATTAAGAG CACATCCAAGCACATCATGTCAGCTGCCGGGGTACCAATCATAGGTGGTTATCATGGCGAGGACCAATCAAACGAGAGGCTGCTGGCGGAAGCCTCAAAGATCGGCTTTCCCGTGATGATCAAGGCAGTCCGGGGTGGAGGAGGGAAG GGAATGCGGATCGCTCGCTCAGAATCCGACTTCTTGGAGCAATTGGAATCTGCAAGAAGAGAAGCCAGGaagtcttttaatgatgatgtcATGCTGGTGGAGAAGTTTGTGGAAGATCCCAG ACACGTAGAGGTTCAGGTGTTTGGCGACACGCATGGCAACGCTGTCTACCTGTTTGAGAGGGACTGCAGCGTCCAGAGGAGGCATCAGAAGATCATAGAGGAAGCTCCGGGG cCAGGAATAAGCCCTGAGGTTCGGAGGAAGCTCGGGGAGGCGGCGGTCAGAGCCGCCAAAGCTGTCAACTACGTCGGTGCAG GTACGGTGGAGTTCATCATGGACGCTCAGCACAACTTCTACTTCATGGAGATGAACACCAGGCTGCAGGTGGAGCATCCGGTCTCTGAGATGATCACAGGAACCGACCTGGTGGAGTGGCAGCTCAGG GTGGCAGCAGGGGAGCGCCTGCCCCTCCTTCAGGATGACATCATCCTGAGAGGACACTCTTTCGAGGCCCGCATCTACGCCGAAGATCCAAACAACGATTTCCTTCCAGGGGCGGGGCCTCTGCTGCATCTGTCCACGCCTCCGGCGGACCGACACACCCGCATCGAGACCGGAGTCAGAGAAG GAGACGAGGTTTCTGCTCATTATGACCCCATGATTGCCAAGCTGGTGGTGTGGGGGGAGGACCGCTCCGCTGCCCTAAAGAAGCTGCGCTATTGTTTGCGGCAGTACAAT ATCGTTGGACTGAACACCAACATCGACTTTTTGCTGAGCCTCTCCGGACATCCGGAGTTTGAGGCTGGAAACGTGAGCACCAGCTTCATCCCTCAGCACTACGCCGACCTCTTCCCCACTCCAAGAGCACCGTCGGGGTCAACCATCTGCCAGGCCGCCCTGGGCCTGATCCTGCAGGAGAAGAAACACACGCAGGACTTCATAAAAACCTCCACAG ATCCGTTCTCCCCGTTCGGCTGCAGCAGTGGGTGGAGAAACAACGTGGAGTTCAACAGAAACATGACGCTGCAGATCGGTGACAAGA AAATCGACGTGGTTGTCATTTACAAGAACGATGGGAGCTACAAAATTCTG gtTGGCGAGGAGGTTTATGATGCGACGGGGGAGATGGAGGAGACCGGGGAAGCTTCATTCCTGCATTGCTCTGTAAACGGAGTGAAGTCTTGCCCGAAACTGGTGATTCTGGACAGCACAGTGCACCTGTTCTCCACG GAGGGGAGCTCCCAGGTGTCTGTTCCTGTACCAAAGTACCTGGCTGGAGTGAGTGGGGCGGGGGCCCAGGGCGGAGCTGTGGCCCCCATGACTGGAACTATCgagaag GTGCTGGTAAAAGCTGGAGACAAAGTGGCGGTTGGAGACCCACTCGTGGTCATGATTGCCATGAAGATGGAG cacaCCATCCGCGCGCCCAAAGCCGGCGTGATAAAGAAGGTGTTCTTCAGCGAGGGCTCTCAGGCTAATCGCCACGCTGCTCTGGTtgagctggaggaggaagaggagggggagAAGGAGGAGAGCAGCCAGTAA